A single genomic interval of Arachis duranensis cultivar V14167 chromosome 7, aradu.V14167.gnm2.J7QH, whole genome shotgun sequence harbors:
- the LOC107458680 gene encoding aspartic proteinase CDR1, producing MHSLLLLLFSFSAHLYSLSNFIPFVEATKTQTSFTIDLIHHDSPLSPFYDSSMTSSDIFKKAALRSIARYSLSESSNQFPESIVFPNGAAGDYLTKIYIGTPPVERIAVADTGSDLIWVQCSQCDDNSSCFSQDSPLFDPNNSSTYTPISCTSENCTLLYQNQRTCGTSNVCEYSYRYADDSYTKGELASDSISFDSTSGVTFPNSIFGCGHNNTVTFNSTKKATGVVGLGAGPLSLVSQLGDQIGHKFSYCLVSFGSNSTSKLKFGDDAIISGNGVVSTPLTINSSTPTYYNLNLEGITVGNNTIQSTQNSSNIIIDSGTTFTYLDPSMFNDIVTLVTESSAVEAVQDPPKPYGFCGSFQGSSVNVPEFVFHFTGADVALPTENMYTLVDNNLLCLLLLPNTGLNGLSLFGNLAQMNFQVEYDLQGNKVSFAPANCTNSN from the coding sequence ATGCATAGtcttttgttattattgttcTCGTTTTCAGCACATTTGTACTCACTTTCTAATTTCATACCCTTTGTTGAAGCTACTAAAACCCAAACAAGCTTCACCATTGATCTTATTCACCATGATTCCCCCCTCTCACCGTTTTATGACTCTTCAATGACCTCATCGGATATTTTTAAGAAGGCCGCGCTGCGTTCCATCGCGCGATACTCCTTGAGTGAAAGTAGCAATCAATTCCCTGAATCCATTGTATTTCCAAATGGTGCGGCCGGCGATTACCTTACAAAAATCTATATCGGCACTCCTCCGGTGGAAAGAATTGCCGTCGCAGACACGGGCAGTGATCTCATATGGGTTCAATGCTCGCAGTGCGACGACAATTCTAGTTGTTTCTCCCAAGATAGCCCACTGTTTGATCCAAACAACTCTTCCACTTATACTCCAATTTCATGTACCTCAGAAAATTGCACGTTACTGTACCAAAACCAACGTACATGTGGAACCTCAAATGTTTGCGAGTATTCGTACAGATATGCCGACGACTCTTACACAAAAGGAGAATTGGCTTCTGATTCCATAAGTTTTGATTCCACTAGTGGTGTTACATTTCCAAATTCAATTTTTGGATGTGGCCATAACAATACTGTAACGTTTAATAGCACTAAAAAAGCCACAGGGGTAGTTGGTCTAGGAGCAGGGCCATTGTCACTAGTTTCACAACTTGGTGACCAAATTGGTCACAAATTCTCGTATTGTTTGGTTTCTTTTGGTTCAAATTCTACAAGCAAGCTGAAATTTGGGGACGATGCAATCATTTCAGGAAACGGAGTTGTGTCAACTCCGTTAACCATCAATTCCTCTACACCTACTTATTACAACCTTAATCTTGAAGGCATAACCGTTGGTAATAACACGATTCAGAGTACTCAAAATTCTAGCAACATAATCATTGATTCGGGGACAACGTTTACTTATCTTGACCCAAGTATGTTCAATGATATCGTGACTCTGGTCACGGAATCCTCAGCTGTTGAGGCAGTGCAAGACCCTCCAAAACCGTACGGTTTTTGCGGCAGTTTCCAAGGATCAAGTGTTAACGTGCCTGAGTTCGTGTTTCACTTTACTGGTGCTGATGTTGCTTTGCCAACTGAAAATATGTACACCCTTGTTGACAACAACTTGCTCTGCTTGCTGCTGCTACCCAACACCGGATTAAATGGATTGTCCCTCTTCGGAAATTTGGCGCAGATGAATTTTCAGGTAGAGTATGATCTTCAAGGGAATAAGGTTTCTTTTGCTCCTGCTAATTGTACTAATAGTAATTAG
- the LOC107458670 gene encoding uncharacterized protein LOC107458670, with product MIKEILNLKLIKPPPKAGTYQDTKNVDKTKLYAFNQKHGHTTDECVVPKDLLERLARQGHMDKYIDKDKAHTAQPNQPQGVINCISGGFTEGGASSSAHKYTYQTMLAVGSTINNHQTLPTFPKMTFQLSDFNSTELNLDNPVVIFIQMGDLIVQKVLLDPGSSADVLFYSTFQKMKLSDNILQLSTRDLVGFLGERVPVLGSVWLQTTLGESPLTKTLDVQCLVVDCFSPYNFILGRSVLNKFCAIISTIHLCVKFDV from the exons ATGATCAaggaaatattaaatttaaagctAATCAAACCTCCTCCGAAGGCCGGAACCTACCAAGATACGAAAAATGTGGACAAGACAAAGCTTTATGCTTTTAATCAGAAACACGGGCACACTACTGATGAGTGTGTTGTACCGAAAGACTTGCTCGAGCGCTTAGCTCGGCAAGGACATATGGACAAATACATCG ATAAGGACAAAGCACATACAGCTCAGCCCAATCAACCCCAAGGTGTGATTAATTGCATATCTGGGGGCTTCACCGAAGGTGGAGCATCAAGTTCTGCTCACAAATACACTTACCAAACTATGCTCGCTGTAGGGAGCACCATCAACAATCATCAAACTTTGCCCACCTTCCCTAAAATGACGTTCCAACTGTCTGATTTCAATTCAACCGAACTTAATTTAGACAACCCAGTTGTCATCTTTATTCAAATGGGAGACCTAATCGTTCAGAAAGTTTTGTTAGATCCAGGAAGTAGTGCCGATGTTCTATTTTATTCCACATTTCAGAAAATGAAGTTGAGTGATAACATACTGCAGTTATCCACTAGAGACCTGGTAGGATTTTTAGGTGAACGAGTACCTGTTTTGGGATCAGTATGGTTACAAACCACACTTGGTGAGAGTCCTCTAACCAAAACTTTAGATGTTCAATGCCTTGTAGTTGATTGTTTTAGTCCTTATAACTTTATACTTGGCCGATCTGTTTTGAATAAGTTCTGTGCAATTATATCTACAATTCATCTATGTGTTAAGTTTGATGTGTAG